CCACTTAAATTGGTGACCAAGGATACGGAACAATAAGAAGAAGACCCTTTTGGCTCGTTTGCATAAAAGGGTCTTCTTCCTTTGTATTTCCATCCGCATTTCAAGTGCCGGCTGTTTTACGGACAGGGAGATCCGCTGCCGGGTTTCCTAATACCCTCTCATAAAACGTTTATTATTCCATAATTTGTTATAATAGTGTCAAAAGAGGAGGGATCGTGTGAAAAAAGCAGTAGGGATCCTCGCGTTTTTTCTTCTTCTCCTCGGCTGTTCCCAGGAAACACACCGTTTTGAAGGAACGGGTGATTTCTGGGATGTCCGCTTCCAGGCGGAGGTGACAGGGGAAGACAGGCAGACATCGTCCCTGCAGATCCGCTACATCGGGGATGGGGAAGCTCCTTCCACGGTCGATTATCATTTGGATACCCCGGCCGGAGAGTCTTCTCGAACAGGAGCCTTAGTAGAAGACGGGGCGTTTCAATATTCCGGAGGCGGCTGCTCGGGCTGTGCCGTGAACGAAGCTGACGACGACATCGTCTTTACGATTGATTGGGACGGAGAATCGGAGCAGATCGAACTGCAGAACGAAGACGAATGAAGCAGCTGAACCGCTTGACGGAAGAAGGACGGAACAGGTAGAGAGCAGCCGATGACGGCTGCTCTTTTTTCTATCGATCAGAGGCTTATAGATGTTTCCACTTGGGAGAATACGATGTTCGTCACGGTATGAGCGATATCGGCGAACTCGTCGATGAACCCTTCTATTTCTATCAGCTCGCTGACATGGAGCTTCAACATATAGCAGGCCCGGCCGGCGATTCGTTCACAGGAGGAGACGTCTTTCCGCTTCACGATTCTGTTCTGGAAGCGTTCGTACTGTCCGTCACGGACCGTCACTTCGATGATGCAGCAGATCGGCAGACCGGCGTTGGCGTAATCGATCCGTACCCCGTACCCCTTGATGATGCCGAACGATTCCATCTGCTTGATCCGCTCACTGACAGCCGGTGCGGACATGCCGATACGCCCGCCGAGCTTTCTCATGGAAAGGCGGCTGTCTTTCTGCAATTCATTTAAAATCTGCTTATCTATGTCATCGATTTTCATTTGGATAGCATCCTCTCGAATTCATTTGTGAATGTAAGGTATTCCTCAGTGTTGCTTCTTTTATGTAATGGTGAGATCCGTGTATTTCTCTTATGATTATGACAAGGGGGAGAGGAAATGCCAAGAATTAATTTTGCATCAGAAGGAACGACACCATTTGAACGATTATTAGGACATCAGCCCGCTGCGATGAAAGCGTGGAGCAGCTTAGGTACCTGTCTTATGGAGGAGGGCAAACTGTCCGCAGCATTGAAGGAACAGGTACGGCGGGTGCTCGCGCAGAAGAATGGCTGTGAATATTGTAAGGCGAAAGGAAAGCCGGATCCTTCCGAGTATGACGAACGGACTGCTGTCGCTGCGGGGTTCGCAGAAGTGTTCACCGTCTATCGCGGCATGGTTCCGGATTCGGTCTTCCAAGTCTTACGGGATGTATTCAATGATGCAGAAATCAGTGAACTGTGTGCGTACATCTGCTTCACGACCGCCTCCCAGTACATGGGGGCCGTCCTCGGACTCGAAGCGGAAAAATCTGCAAAAAGTGGTTGACTGGATTTTCCTTTTGGTATAAAGTGTATATCAATTCGATAGGCAACAGCCGTGATGAGGACAAACGGTGGGGTACAGCGGTCCACAGAGAAGGAAGCACAAGCTGAGAGCTTCCTGGAATGCGCCGTCTCCATTTACCACCTCGAAGCTGCATGGAGGATAATGCCATGCCGGATCTGCACCGTTAATGCAGCCGAAGCCGTTACTTATGTGACGGGAATTTGGGTGGAACCACGAGTCGAACACTCGTCCCTTACTGTGAGGGATGCGTGTTTTTTTTATTTACAGAGAAAGCGAAGAAGAGGACAAAAGGGAACCGTTGACGATCGACAGAGAGGGAAGGGTATGCTGAGAACTTCCTCGATGCCGGGCTGTTCCTTACCACCTCCGAGCCGCGCGGAGGCCAATGCCGTGCCGTATTGCTGCGTTACAAGCTGTCAGAGAGCCGTCCTTTAACGAAGACGGGAAACTGGGTGGAACCACGAGCGCACACTCGTCCCTTTATCGGGATGAGGTGCGTTTTTTTTATACAAAAAAAGGAGAGATTTGTTATGAAGCACTCAAACGTGGAAATCGTTTTTCCAGACGGAAAAAAGAAGGAATACGAAAGTGGCATCACGCTTGAAGGAATTGCGGATTCAATCAGCCCGAGTCTTAAAAAGCGGTCTGTCGGTGGAACGGTCAACGGGGAGTTGTATGACTACCGACGTCCGATTGTTGAAGATGCAGCCATCGAACTGCTGGACTCAAAGTCAGAGGCATTCGTGAAAATGATGCGTCACACGGCCGCTCATGTGCTTGCCCAAGCGATCAGGCGGCTCTACGGGGACGTCCACCTCGGCATTGGACCAGTCACAGAGAATGGGTTCTTTTACGATATCGACATGGATCACATGCTGACGAAAGAAGATCTTCCTGTAATTGAAAAAGAAATGAAAAAAATCATAGAGGAAAATTACCCGGTAACAAGGGAATCGATGACGAGAGAGGAGGCGCATGCCTTGTTTGAAGGGGATCCATACAAAGAACAGCTGATCGACCGGGTGCCGGATGACGAGGGGATTTCTATTTATCGACAAGGGGAATTCGTCGATTTGTGCCGAGGACCCCATGTTCCGTCCACAAAATGGGTCGGTGCCTTTGTGCTTACGAATGTTGCGGGAGCTTATTGGCAGGGGGATAAGGAGAAGCCGATGATGCAGCGGGTGTACGGTAAAGCTTTCCCGACAAAGGCAGAGCTTGACGAACACTCAGCCCTTCTGGAAGAGGCAGAGCGTCGCAGTCACAGGAAGCTCGGGAAGGAACTCAATCTTTTCTTCTTTTCGGAAGAAGCTCCCGGCATGCCTTTTTACACGAAGAACGGTCAAATAATCAGGAATGAACTGGAAGGATTTCTGCGCTGTCTTCAACAGGCACACGACTATGAGGAAGTCCGGACGCCTCTTATGATGAATCAGCGCCTTTGGAAGCAGTCGGGGCACTGGCATCATTATAAGGAGAACATGTACTTCTCGGAAGTGGATGATCAGACGTTCGCTATGAAACCGATGAACTGCCCGGGCCATATGTTGATTTTCAAAAATCAGCTTCATTCGTACCGTGACCTGCCGATCCGCATGTCTGAGTTCGGGCAGGTGCACCGTCATGAATACAGCGGCGCGTTGAATGGGCTTCTCCGGGTGCGGTCCTTTTGTCAGGATGATGCGCATATATTTGTCCGACCGGATCAGGTCGAAGATGAAATTGCTTCTGCTCTCCGGTTGATCGACGAGGTGTACCGCACGTTCGGGTTTGAATATACTGTTGAGTTATCCACTCGTCCGGAGAAGTCGATGGGGGAGGATGCGATGTGGAACCAAGCGGAGGAAGCATTGAAATCCGTATTGGACCGCCTGCCGAATGATTACGTGATTAATGAAGGCGACGGTGCGTTTTATGGACCGAAGATCGATATTCATATTAAAGATGCGCTGCAGAGAAGCCATCAGTGTGCAACCGTACAGCTTGATTTTCAAATGCCCGAGAAATTTGATCTCACTTATGTAGATGAAACGGGAGCGAAAGTCCGTCCGGTCGTTCTGCACCGCGCCGTATTCGGCTCCATTGACCGCTTCCTTGGCATTTTAATTGAACATTTCGCCGGAGCATTTCCCGTCTGGCTGGCCCCAGAACAGGTGAAAGTGCTGCCCGTATCGCCTATTGCCCATGAGGCATATGCCGGCCGTGTCATCGAACATTTGAAAAGATCAGGAATAAGAGCAGAGGTGGACGCAAGAGAAGAGAAACTCGGCTATCGAATGCGGGATGCTCAAATGAGTAAAACACCGTATATCATCGTCGTAGGAGATGCAGAGAGAGACAATCACTCCTTGAACGTACGGATCTACGGACAAAAAGAGTCCGAAACGGTGTCGCTGGAAGCCTTTCTGCAAAAAGTGACAAAGCTTATAGAAAATCGTGTTCTTTCCTATTAATATATCTGTGGAAACCCTTACATTTGTGTAGTATAATCGAAATAGAACGAAACGACCTGAAGGATGCTTGTCCGGGAAAGCAAAAAGGCTCAGAGTATGGATCTACTCTGAGCCTCTCTTTCTATCATCCCTTATTCTTTAAAGCCCGCAGCACTTCCGTTAAGTCCCCGTGGATGACATAATCGAAAAGGTGATCATGGCCGGTTGCTTCCCGGTTAATGATGACCGTCGTGATGCGAGGATCCCCCGCTGCCGTATACGGCAGCAGACTAAAAGGGGTGACCGTAAGGGACGTTCCCATGACAAGCAGCACGTCTGCCTGTTCAATCCGTGCTTCCGCTTCTTCGTGAAGCGTGATCGGGTCACCGAACAGCATAACGTCAGGTCGAAGCACACTTCCGCAGGAGATGCAGGAGGGAAGGACAGCTTCCCGGATCGATTCAACCGGGTAAGCGTTCCAGCACGTCCGTGCTGCCTGCACGTTCATGCAGCCCGTCTACATTTTGCGTAATGATGGAAACACGACGGCCCGCTTCCAGTTGTTTCAGGAAGTGATGCACATCATTAGGCTCGTAGTCCTGGAGCAGTTTAAGCCGGAAGATCTCTTTATATTTGTTCCAGAAGTCCTGCGGGTTCTGGTGGAAATAATCAGCGGACATGTAGTACTCTCGGGAATGGTCTTCTGTCCACAGCCCTTGAGAAGAACGAAAATCCGGTATGCCGCTTGCCGTCGAGACGCCGGCACCTGTTAAGACGACAACTCGTTCTGCCTCATCCAGAACCTTTCTTACTTCCTCTATTTTCATTGTTTGTTAAAGCCCTTCTTCTTCACGATGCCGGTAACGTCCATCCGGATCGGTTTCTTGAAACGGCGCAGCATTTGGTCTGTCCACGAATCGCTGCGGTTGTTCGTCTGTCTGCCTGCGTAATAAGCGGCAATCGTTTGATCGAACGCGGCAAGTTTCTCCTTGTGATCCTTCTGATAGGTATTTTCGAAATAAACGGCTTCTTTCGGCAGTCGGGGTTTCTTATCCGGTTCAGCATCCGGCGTGCCGAATACCATGCCGAACAATGGAAGTACGTGTTTAGGAAGATCAAGTATTTCATCTACTTTATTCAATTGGTTTCGGATACTGCCGATATAACAAATACCAAGTCCCATCGATTCTGCAGCAATGGCAGCATTCTGAGCGGCCAGTGCTGCATCGATCGCTGCCACAAGGAAGTGTTCACTGTTCTCCAGGTTTTCCACCATTTCTTCATATTGGTCTTCTGTCGCATGAAGAGTGTGGCGGTGCAGGTCGGCACAGAAAATCATCAGGTGTCCGTTATCCTTCACGTACGATTGTCCGGTGATCTCCGCCAGCTGTGCTTTCTTCGTTTCATCCGTGACGCCAATGATGGAATACGCCATCATATAGCTGGAAGTCGAAGCCTGCTGAGCAGATGCGATAATGGTGTTCAACTGCTCGCCGGTCAGCGGAATATCTTTGAATTTGCGGATGGATTTATGATTCAAAATCGTTTCTAAAGTTTCGTTCATTTTTGTGTTCCTCCTTATTCCTTTCCGTACTTCCATAGCGAAGTTACGCTTTCGCGTCCGGGTTCTTCCGGAATGGATTCGCTTTTCATTTGAATGAGCGTTTCTTCCATAAAAGTAACAGAATCAATCGCATATTGGTACTGATCCGGTCTGGGAAGTAAGTATTCATCGGCGGTTTCCAGCTCCATAGGATTGAGGGAAGCCATATCCACAACGGTCATCTGGTGTTTCTTTTCTCCATTGACGTCACGGGAGAAAAGGAAGGCCGCATACCCTCCCTCCGGAGATAATTCTATGCTTTCCCGTTCGCTTAAATCGCTCAGAAGGTAAGATACTTCGTCTTCAAAGCTGATCAATAAATGGGAGCAGACGTCTTCCCGGCATGCAAAATCTATAAGATAACGGTCTTCCGTTACCTCCTGATAATGCAGCCCTTCTATTGCAGCCTCCGTGTTTCCTGAAGAGTGGATGAACTGCCAAAGAATAGGGAAATTATCCTGCTCTATTATGTAAGTTGTGCCGTCCACATCAAGTTTGGTTGATTCTTCCTGTTCTTCCGTCGAGTCACCGCCTGCAGCGGAGTCCGAACCTTTTTCCCCGGCACTGCCTGTCCAGCTGCAGCCTGCAATGATCAGGAGGAGAAGGAAAAGAATCGACAACCATTTCCTCATACTTGGATCTCCTCTCCCTTTCGTGGGATCTTGATTTAAGAATACCATAAAAGCATGCAGGGGTAGGAATATATTGCAGTCATGCAGGAGATTGTCCTTTTTGAAAGAATTATTGTACTATACTATTATGTGGGGAGGTCGGATAGGATGGCGGAAGTGTACAATTTCAAAGATTATCAAAAGAAGAAAAAAGGACGGTCTTTTCAGGATGAACGGACGACTGTCGCAATTTATAAAAGTGTGGTTCATTATGTACATATGTATATCGAACCTCAGTATGAGGAACCGTTCGAGCACTTGACTACAAACATCTGCGTCCCTGAGTTATATAAGTATAATAAAGGGAAATTTTTAGAAACATTCGCAAGCCTGCTTGCTTATTGGAATATCGAGCCTCATCCGGAGAGTGACATTCCAAGAGGCGAAGAATTCAACTATTTTCCTACAATCGGGCATCTATGCTTCTATATTGAAAAAAGGGTGAAAGGTCTATAAGAACATGATTACTCATGTCTCATAGCTTTCACCCTTTTTATATTCACCAAACCAGCGTAAAACTGGATGAGGCCGATACCGAAGAGGATCGGTCCGACGGTCGTCGCGAAGTTAAGGCTGATAAAAGTCTGCACCATTCCCAGTGCTGTAAAGATCATATATTTCCTGGACTTCAAACTGAAGTAGGACGCGAACAGGGTCGCGATACTCACCAGTAGGAGTACAGGTGCGATCCATGGATATAATTCCAATAATCCCATGACTGTCACCTCCTGTAAATTAATGTTGTCAGAAAATTAAGTGTTTTTATATCTTATCATGGGTGGGAGGTATGGGACAAGAGCGAAAACCGTCTAGTTTTGCGGTTTCCAACTTGTGTTGTGAAGTTGTTTATACCCGCTCTATAAAAACATCAAACCTTTACTTCGAAATAAATGCCCCCAGGCTCATATGTATGCGGAACGGGGTATAAGGATAAAGATGAAGGAAAAGGTGAAGAAGGATGGAGGGGTTTGGTATGAATGGAAGAATAGAAGTAGAGCATCTGTCAAAAACATTCAAGAAGGGAAATGTCACCGCGGTGAAAGACGTTTCCTTCCAAGTGGAAGAAGGAGAATTTTTTGCATTTCTCGGACCGAACGGTGCGGGTAAATCCACAACGGTACAAATATTGACAACGCTCATCAATGCATCCTCCGGTAACATTACGGTTGCAGGTCACGATGTCATCCGTGCACCGGAAGAGGTGAGACGTTACATCGGCGTTGCTCTCCAGGAAACGGGAGTAGATCCTGATTTGACCGGTAGAGAGCTTTTGGAACTACAGTCTTATATTTTCGGGTTTGGCAAACAGGACGGGAAGAAGCGGGCAAGCGAGCTCTTGGAGATTGTGCAATTGGAAGACGCAGCCGAGCGTCGTGTAGGCAACTACTCCGGCGGGATGCGCAGGCGCCTTGACTTGGCGCTGACACTTGTCAATGAACCAAAAATTCTTTTTCTGGATGAACCGACGACCGGGCTTGATCCATCAAATCGGATCGCCATTTGGGAAGAACTCCGCCGCTTAAATGAAGAGAACGGGACGACAATCTTCCTTACAACACAATATTTGGAGGAAGCGGATAATCTCGCTGACCGGCTCAGCATCATTAACAAGGGAGAAATCGTCGCTACCGGGACACCGAAGGAATTGAAGCAGCAGATCGGGGATGATTTGATTACTCTTCGGTTGAAGGACTCCAATCAGGAGGAAGCCGCCCAAGCTATTCTTCATGACCGGTTGGAACAGAACGATGTCATCAGGAAGGACGGAAATTTACTGATATACGTAGAAGAAGGGACGAAACAGC
This sequence is a window from Bacillus sp. SB49. Protein-coding genes within it:
- a CDS encoding Lrp/AsnC family transcriptional regulator — translated: MKIDDIDKQILNELQKDSRLSMRKLGGRIGMSAPAVSERIKQMESFGIIKGYGVRIDYANAGLPICCIIEVTVRDGQYERFQNRIVKRKDVSSCERIAGRACYMLKLHVSELIEIEGFIDEFADIAHTVTNIVFSQVETSISL
- a CDS encoding Sir2 family NAD-dependent protein deacetylase; translation: MQAARTCWNAYPVESIREAVLPSCISCGSVLRPDVMLFGDPITLHEEAEARIEQADVLLVMGTSLTVTPFSLLPYTAAGDPRITTVIINREATGHDHLFDYVIHGDLTEVLRALKNKG
- a CDS encoding Sir2 family NAD-dependent protein deacetylase, whose translation is MKIEEVRKVLDEAERVVVLTGAGVSTASGIPDFRSSQGLWTEDHSREYYMSADYFHQNPQDFWNKYKEIFRLKLLQDYEPNDVHHFLKQLEAGRRVSIITQNVDGLHERAGSTDVLERLPG
- the nfsA gene encoding oxygen-insensitive NADPH nitroreductase — translated: MNETLETILNHKSIRKFKDIPLTGEQLNTIIASAQQASTSSYMMAYSIIGVTDETKKAQLAEITGQSYVKDNGHLMIFCADLHRHTLHATEDQYEEMVENLENSEHFLVAAIDAALAAQNAAIAAESMGLGICYIGSIRNQLNKVDEILDLPKHVLPLFGMVFGTPDAEPDKKPRLPKEAVYFENTYQKDHKEKLAAFDQTIAAYYAGRQTNNRSDSWTDQMLRRFKKPIRMDVTGIVKKKGFNKQ
- the thrS gene encoding threonine--tRNA ligase, translated to MKHSNVEIVFPDGKKKEYESGITLEGIADSISPSLKKRSVGGTVNGELYDYRRPIVEDAAIELLDSKSEAFVKMMRHTAAHVLAQAIRRLYGDVHLGIGPVTENGFFYDIDMDHMLTKEDLPVIEKEMKKIIEENYPVTRESMTREEAHALFEGDPYKEQLIDRVPDDEGISIYRQGEFVDLCRGPHVPSTKWVGAFVLTNVAGAYWQGDKEKPMMQRVYGKAFPTKAELDEHSALLEEAERRSHRKLGKELNLFFFSEEAPGMPFYTKNGQIIRNELEGFLRCLQQAHDYEEVRTPLMMNQRLWKQSGHWHHYKENMYFSEVDDQTFAMKPMNCPGHMLIFKNQLHSYRDLPIRMSEFGQVHRHEYSGALNGLLRVRSFCQDDAHIFVRPDQVEDEIASALRLIDEVYRTFGFEYTVELSTRPEKSMGEDAMWNQAEEALKSVLDRLPNDYVINEGDGAFYGPKIDIHIKDALQRSHQCATVQLDFQMPEKFDLTYVDETGAKVRPVVLHRAVFGSIDRFLGILIEHFAGAFPVWLAPEQVKVLPVSPIAHEAYAGRVIEHLKRSGIRAEVDAREEKLGYRMRDAQMSKTPYIIVVGDAERDNHSLNVRIYGQKESETVSLEAFLQKVTKLIENRVLSY
- a CDS encoding carboxymuconolactone decarboxylase family protein, with the translated sequence MPRINFASEGTTPFERLLGHQPAAMKAWSSLGTCLMEEGKLSAALKEQVRRVLAQKNGCEYCKAKGKPDPSEYDERTAVAAGFAEVFTVYRGMVPDSVFQVLRDVFNDAEISELCAYICFTTASQYMGAVLGLEAEKSAKSG
- a CDS encoding daunorubicin resistance protein DrrA family ABC transporter ATP-binding protein, whose product is MNGRIEVEHLSKTFKKGNVTAVKDVSFQVEEGEFFAFLGPNGAGKSTTVQILTTLINASSGNITVAGHDVIRAPEEVRRYIGVALQETGVDPDLTGRELLELQSYIFGFGKQDGKKRASELLEIVQLEDAAERRVGNYSGGMRRRLDLALTLVNEPKILFLDEPTTGLDPSNRIAIWEELRRLNEENGTTIFLTTQYLEEADNLADRLSIINKGEIVATGTPKELKQQIGDDLITLRLKDSNQEEAAQAILHDRLEQNDVIRKDGNLLIYVEEGTKQLLEVVRIFDQEGIAVDDIQLSSPTLDDIFLKITKEQKEEGERAHG